One Streptomyces sp. R28 DNA window includes the following coding sequences:
- a CDS encoding helix-turn-helix transcriptional regulator, whose amino-acid sequence MDREYAQPLDVEALARGVHMSAGHLSREFKIAYGESPYGYLMTRRIERAMALLRRGDLSVTEVCFEVGCSSLGTFSTRFTELVGMSPSAYRRQEADATAGMPSCVAKQVARPLRNRAAPFSLAAAVNGAVPVGEPQS is encoded by the coding sequence ATGGACCGGGAGTACGCGCAGCCGCTGGACGTCGAGGCGCTCGCGCGGGGCGTGCACATGTCGGCCGGGCACCTCAGCCGCGAGTTCAAGATCGCCTACGGCGAGTCGCCGTACGGCTATCTGATGACGCGGCGTATCGAGCGGGCGATGGCGCTGCTGCGCCGGGGGGACCTCAGCGTCACCGAGGTCTGTTTCGAGGTCGGCTGTTCGTCGCTGGGCACCTTCAGCACGCGCTTCACCGAGCTGGTCGGCATGTCGCCCAGCGCGTACCGGCGCCAGGAGGCGGACGCGACGGCGGGGATGCCGTCGTGCGTGGCGAAACAGGTGGCCAGGCCGCTCAGGAACCGGGCGGCGCCGTTCAGTCTGGCGGCCGCGGTCAACGGAGCGGTGCCGGTCGGCGAGCCGCAGTCGTAG